AGCACCTTGAGCGTACAACGTTAAAACAGCTTGTATTTGGatgaaaacaccttgaaatttgtATTTCTCAAACATAATCTCAACCTGAAACAAGGACAACGTGGAAACTAGATCAGTCAATATTGAACATTAAGAAGCAAATCTAAGCATATCATTTTAAGGTGTCAGCTCACCATCTTTTCTCGGTTTTTAGATGGATTCAGAGGCGGATCGGTAAGTAAGATTTTACATTCCGTGGGATCTACCTTTAAACAGATAACCAGTAGAAGAAATTAGATATCATCTTAAACGAGATTGCACGTACTTAAACTAAAAAAACCAACCTTTAGTTCGCTAGAAAATACATGATCCCACACATGCCCCATATCATCCTAATTTTGAACGATTCCGTTGTTTACAGGATAAGATATGTCCAATTGGTGTCTCCACTTTAAACAAGCATCACCCACAAGAGTGTCCTAGGAACAAAAAGATTCGAAAATCCAACTGAGTCGACAATAAGTTGGCGCAGCACGACAAGAGTTGGCATCAGAATCATGATAGGAATTAAAAGTAGGCATCTGAACCATAGCATTGAGATTGTGGGGAGTAGAGAATGATTAATGATCCAGTTATTTCGCTTCCAAACTCCAACGAACCTTGTGGTACCAACCAAAATTTACTAATGGGAATGGCCAACCTTTCCTTTGGCTCCTAGTCGTACTTTGCCCCCTTGTTTTAATTAAGGGTATACTTACATGTATTGATCCACCTTTATCCACATTGAACGTGAGTCCTGTCCCACAGATGAAGAACTGAATACAACATTTATTTCGTGAACCTATATGGAGCAAACTAGACACTTTCTCTTTCAATTAATACTAGTTGATATTAAATGGAACTTACACACGAGTTCATGTGCGAAATTTAATCTGAAAATAGGACAAACACTAAAAGTAGAAGCATTAAAAGAGCAACAAGCTAACCGTGATCTCTTGTTCCATTAAAGACTCTTCATAACGAAGCATTGGCCTTCCAACAACACACGGAAACACAGACGTTGGGAAGTTCTCTCCCGCAAATCCACACTTCACATACTGCAATCAATTCATACAAAACCTATGACATGAGCATCGGTAATAACCAAAAGCATAACAGCAAGATTGATGCAATTCACACTCAAAGTACCctaaaaacataataaaaaccTATAACTAAGACTAACAGGCCAGATCAACatccgaaattaaaattttcagcaGTCAATAAAACTTTTAAGTGTTGCAAGATCAGCTAGACATGCAGCAGCgataataataaaatcaaatagaTGATCGATCGATACACGGAAATGTGGAGGTGGTTGAAGATGAGGGGAATTACACCGGTGCCGTTGTCGCAAACGACGACGTTCCGGCTATCCATGGATATCACTCAGAAGAATACCAGCTCCATTAAAATATCAATGAGGATCACCTCTCTCAAATTCAATGGTTTCTCTCAAGTGTTTTAGTTTACCCTACATATTTTGTTATTTGTATGATTCTATAAATCAATGCTGTAAATCTGTAATCAGTAGTAACTGTAACCCtttaaaaataaaccttttttaAAGAAATAACAAATTATATCATAACTTTCATCTTTTTTTCCAGTCTCCTATACCAAAATGTTTATCATGAAACATTTCTTAAATTATCAACGTACGTAGAAATTAAATACTCCGCGTAATAGACTAAAACATAATATAATTTCCCCCAAATCATAATCTATGTTACAcctttaaaaaatatcaaaattatgatatgattaacctttatttaaatttgtatcAGAATTTAACCAAACTGTAGTGTCATTTAcccataattattttaatatcaaTTGCATGTTAAATTTAGCttgaaaattttgtaaaatatttgGGCTCAATTTTGGTTTTGGGCCTAATTTTGGGCTATAAATAATTATTGTTGATTAAGTAATAATATCTGAATCCCCTTCGTCGCCGCGATATAAGTGGAATTTAGGGTTCTTGTTCACTCTTTCATTCCAGCAGCTGAAGAAAATGGTAAAAATCGATTCTCTGTCGCCGTGATCTTTTCACCTCCTCCGTTCATATCTAATTATATTCAATTTCAGGCTCCAAAGAAGGGTGTGAAGCCGGTCGCCGCCAAGAAAAAAGTGGAGAAAGTTGTCAACCCACTCTTCGAGAAGAGACCGAAGCAGTTCGGAATCGGTGGTGCCCTCCCGCCTAAGAAGGATCTTCACAGGTTCGTGAGATGGCCCCAAGTCGTGCGGATTCAGCGCAAAAAGATGATCTTGAAGCAGCGCTTGAAGGTGCCTCCGCCGATTCATCAATTCTCCAAAACGCTAGACAAAAATTTGGGTATTGCCCCTTTCTGATTTAATGTGTTTTAAGCTATTTTTCAGTTTTATCTAGGATTGGATAGCTACTTGTTTATTGAGTTATTGTTTACTAAAGTGGATGTTTTTTCTGGTGTGCCAATTACCTCGAATGTTAATGTCTATCTATTATGCTTTGTTGAGAAGCTGCTGTCTGTTTTACGAGCTTTCTAGTTCCACATTATCAAAGAGAATAGTATGTGTGATTTTCTAATCCAGAGTTGTAATCTGGTTTTTAGATGGTTTCAAAGTAGATTTAATATAATTGGTCGAAGCAGtcatttttaaattagtttATACTATAAATTTGTACGTGGTTTGACTCTGTATGTCTGCTAAACTCTGTGTGAAGAAATTGTTTTCTATAAAGATTTGAAATTAGTTAAtcttatgctttactgctttagagTTTATACTGACATTGTATGTTGATTATAATGCTTGATTTAGCAACTAGCCTCTTCAAGATGCTGCTCAAGTATAGGCCAGAGGATAGAGCACAAAAGAAAGACAGGCTTTTGAAGAGAGCTCAAGCTGAGGCTGAGGGCAAAACCCCTGAGACCAAGAAGCCAATTGTGGTCAAGTATGGTCTGAACCATGTGACTTACCTGATTGAGCAGGTTTTGCTTTCTTCCTTTTTCCTATTTTCTGTGTTTATTTGACTAGTGTTCAGTTTTTTACTGATTTTATGTATTCTTTGTATACAGAACAAGGCTCAGTTGGTTGTGATTGCTCATGATGTCGATCCCATTGAGTTGGTTGTGTGGCTCCCTACTTTGTGCAGGAAGATGGAGATCCCATACTGCATTGTCAAGGGCAAAGCTAGATTGGGAAGTGTAAGTTGCACTTCACCTGCTTAATTTTAATCTCATCTTCATTAGTTATAGCCTGACTTGATGCTGCTTGTTCTGCACAGATCGTCCACAAGAAAACTGCCTCGGTTTTGTGCTTGACCTCAGTAAAGAATGAGGACAAGATGGAATTCAGCAAAATCCTTGAGGCTATCAAGGTGGTTAGACCAACATCATTATGGTCTTTCAGTTTGGATGTTTAGTTACTGATCTAATTCTTTTTATGTGCTGTTGTTACAGGCCAACTTCAACGACAAATACGATGAGACCAGGAAGAAGTGGGGAGGTGGTGTCATGGGATCGAAGTCACAGGCCAAGACCAAGGCTAAGGAGAGGGTTCTTGCCAAGGAGGCTGCCCAGAGGATGACCTAAGTAGTTCCTGTGTCTTTGTTTGCTAATTAGTTAATAGTGTCAAAACAGATATTTCTTACATGTCATTGTTTCACCAAACATTAGACATGAATTTTGGTTTTGTTGCTATGCTACTTTTTACTTAATGATGGCAATACTATTCCAATAGACTATTTATATGGCATCCACAATACTGCCTCCCttctttacttttctttttcaataattttttctttaCTATGCGTTTGATTTATCTTGGGGCGGTGTTAGTGTTAGTGTAGTGCTCGATGTATTCATCCAGAGTGACGAATGAAGGTTCTACTGTTTGTGCCCTAACTTGAATTCAGTATCAACTATATCAGTAGGGGTGTGCATTTGGGTATCGAACCAcaaccgaaaaactgaatttagttcaaaatccaaaccgaaccgaacctgaaaaatcgaaaaccgaacttaaaaaaccgaaaaacccgaaaaaataaatataatattaatattaatatatatatgtgtgtgtgtgtgtgtgtgtaatttattttttttatctatactaatacaatatttatatataatactccttccgtcccgcactacttgcacttatttcctttctaggcgtctcaagttatttgcactctttccatttttagtaacaatttatacctacagccgtaattgttgactttgtctatcactcattccttaatctccgtgcccaaaaggaaacgtgcgagtagtgcgggacggagggagtataaaattaataatacatataatatgtattatatagtagaatatattaaaagaatatatatatatatataatataatatattaaattaatagaatatatatatatatatataattcggtttttcggttttttcttcgcgaactgaaccgaaaaaccgaaatttttgtattttcaaaatcgaaccaaaccgaaccgattttcaaaatttcggttcggatattcagtttccggtttttttgctcacccctataTGTCGAGGTACATTTATTAGTTTAGAGTTGAAATAACACTCAATTATTTATTATAGATAtacaatcatcaataaaaatattGCTTAGCTAAAAGAATTCTAAATTGTCTTGAACTCTGATTGAGCTGATGTGTTATTCTGTAACCTAAAAGTTTAGGGTTCaatttgaaaagaaaacaaaaaacaattatAACCCGAATTGTCCGTAGTcaaaaaaattagggtttgggtTGCAGACATGGAAGTGAGAAGGGCATTGTTAATTGTTATGATCACAAGCAAAATGAAGATGAAAGGCGAAAGACGAAGTTATAGTACTCCCCCTGGCTGCGATTTAAAGTCAAATGGTTTCTTATGACCTGTGACGAGTCAAAATGTGACTATAAATGGCTGAATGAGGAAGTGGTTGACAAAAGCAAGAGAAATGAAGGAAATAAAGCTaagataaaagagaaacattTAACTAACTAATCCATCCGttcgccattaggagtctcattccttggcggcacgggttttaagaaaagtgggtggaaaaaagttggtggaatatggatccaacttgtatatattagttttaaatgaaatgagagTGAAAttagttagtgaaatgtgagacctattactatttatagtaataatgaacCGGGACTACAATTCACGAACGGACTAAATGAAAAAACGATACTCCTAATtcgtggacgaagggagtatttgatatgacatttacactaaaatgtgtttgagtttagtgtGAATGGTTGGAGATGTTTTTAGGTTAATATCACAAAAAGAACCCGCATCTTCTTCTTCGTGATTTATTTTCAGCAAATTGTACAAAATTTCTACATTATATGCTCTATTTGCTTCTTGTGTTGTACCCCCGTCCtacaagagtatgcactttgggtcagacacagattttaatgcacaattgttaaagtaagagtgatcaaaagaaaatataattaaagtattgttagtgcaGAATGTGTGTCACCTCAATAGAGTGAaaatagtttccaaaattagaaagtgcatacttttataggacgaatggagtataacTTTCTTCCCAAATTTTAGTAATCCACAAAATTGCTAGTTCTCTATTCCTTATATTTCTCCAATCTTGGTGGGGTTAGAGGTGAAGTTTAAAATTATGTAGCTTTCCGGTGGATCTCATAGACCAATAGTTGGGTCGGTCGACTCCACCTGGGTTCGTAGTTTGCAGCATGTGATTAAGCGTTTTAAACGTTTCATCTAAAAACTTATAGGTGAATACAATTCTTCTTTTCTCATCTTATAGAGATTTGATTGGcaatattttcaaatacaattgaattattaatttatttattttatacatcCTTTGTTCCATGGtaattgagtcgtattcctcttTGGGTTATCCCAAAGTAGtttagtcattttcttttttagtaaaaattctATCTTTCGTCATATTTAtcatctcttcatctctcttactttagctCCTCTCTCACTTTAACCTTTACCACATAAATCTTGTTAACTCCCATGCCCAATCAATGCTTCTTCAACTACATAGGGAGTTTAGTGTGAATGGTTGGAGATGTTTTTAGGTTAATATCACAAAAAGAACCCGCATCTTCTTCTTCGTGATTTATTTTCAGCAAATTGTACAAAATTTCTACATTATATGCTCTATTTGCTTCTTGTGTTGTACCCCCGTCCtacaagagtatgcactttgggtcagacacagattttaatgcacaattgttaaagtaagagtgatcaaaagaaaatataattaaagtattgttagtgcaGAATGCGTGTCACCTCAATAGAGTGAaaatagtttccaaaattagaaagtgcatacttttataggacgaatggagtataacTTTCTTCCCAAATTTTAGTAATCCACAAAATTGCTAGTTCTCTATTCCTTATATTTCTCCAATCTTGGTGGGGTTAGAGGTGAAGTTTAAAATTATGTAGCTTTCCGGTGGATCTCATAGACCAATAGTTGGGTCGGTCGACTCCACCTGGGTTCGTAGTTTGCAGCATGTGATTAAGCGTTTTAAACGTTTCATCTAAAAACTTATAGGTGAATACAATTCTTCTTTTCTCATCTTATAGAGATTTGATTGGcaatattttcaaatacaattgaattattaatttatttattttatacatcCTTTGTTCCATGGtaattgagtcgtattcctcttTGGGTTATCCCAAAGTAGtttagtcattttcttttttagtaaaaattctATCTTTCGTCATATTTAtcatctcttcatctctcttactttagctCCTCTCTCACTTTAACCTTTACCACATAAATCTTGTTAACTCCCATGCCCAATCAATGCTTCTTCAACTACATAGGGAGTTTAGTGTGAATGGTTGGAGATGTTTTTAGGTTAATATCACAAAAAGAACCCGCATCTTCTTCTTCGTGATTTATTTTCAGCAAATTGTACAAAATTTCTACATTATATGCTCTATTTGCTTCTTGTGTTGTACCCCCGTCCtacaagagtatgcactttgggtcagacacagattttaatgcacaattgttaaagtaagagtgatcaaaagaaaatataattaaagtattgttagtgcaGAATGCGTGTCACCTCAATAGAGTGAaaatagtttccaaaattagaaagtgcatacttttataggacgaatggagtataacTTTCTTCCCAAATTTTAGTAATCCACAAAATTGCTAGTTCTCTATTCCTTATATTTCTCCAATCTTGGTGGGGTTAGAGGTGAAGTTTAAAATTATGTAGCTTTCCGGTGGATCTCATAGACCAATAGTTGGGTCGGTCGACTCCACCTGGGTTCGTAGTTTGCAGCATGTGATTAAGCGTTTTAAACGTTTCATCTAAAAACTTATAGGTGATTACAATTCTTCTTTTCTCATCTTATAGAGATTTGATTGGcaatattttcaaatacaattgaattattaatttatttattttatacatcCTTTGTTCCATGGtaattgagtcgtattcctcttTGGGTTATCCCAAAGTAGtttagtcattttcttttttagtaaaaattctATCTTTCGTCATATTTAtcatctcttcatctctcttactttagctCCTCTCTCACTTTAACCTTTACCACATAAATCTTGTTAACTCCCATGCCCAATCAATGCTTCTTCAACTACATAGGGAGTTTAGTGTGAATGGTTGGAGATGTTTTTAGGTTAATATCACAAAAAGAACCCGCATCTTCTTCTTCGTGATTTATTTTCAGCAAATTGTACAAAATTTCTACATTATATGCTCTATTTGCTTCTTGTGTTGTACCCCCGTCCtacaagagtatgcactttgggtcagacacagattttaatgcacaattgttaaagtaagagtgatcaaaagaaaatataattaaagtattgttagtgcaGAATGCGTGTCACCTCAATAGAGTGAaaatagtttccaaaattagaaagtgcatacttttataggacgaatggagtataacTTTCTTCCCAAATTTTAGTAATCCACAAAATTGCTAGTTCTCTATTCCTTATATTTCTCCAATCTTGGTGGGGTTAGAGGTGAAGTTTAAAATTATGTAGCTTTCCGGTGGATCTCATAGACCAATAGTTGGGTCGGTCGACTCCACCTGGGTTCGTAGTTTGCAGCATGTGATTAAGCGTTTTAAACGTTTCATCTAAAAACTTATAGGTGAATACAATTCTTCTTTTCTCATCTTATAGAGATTTGATTGGcaatattttcaaatacaattgaattattaatttatttattttatacatcCTTTGTTCCATGGtaattgagtcgtattcctcttTGGGTTATCCCAAAGTAGtttagtcattttcttttttagtaaaaattctATCTTTCGTCATATTTAtcatctcttcatctctcttactttagctCCTCTCTCACTTTAACCTTTACCACATAAATCTTGTTAACTCCCATGCCCAATCAATGCTTCTTCAACTACATAGGgagttgggacggaggaagtatttaaCGTCAATTATTTTTAGATAgatattcaatttatttttttaaaattcactaGCActgaatacaaaaaaaatattttctcaattttaataaatactccatccgtttgcaattaggagtcccatttttatTTCCGTCCATCCGCGGATTGTAGcgattcatttttactataaatgacaATATGTCTCAATTTCACTTACaagtaggggtgagcaaaaaaatcgaaaaccgaatatccgaaccaaaccaaaccaaaattttgaaattcagttcggttatttcggtttttcggttcggttcggttttgaaaatacaaaaatttcagtttttcggtttggttcggttcgggtgaagaaaaaaaccaaaaaaccgaataaccgaatttatttaattatttatactatatatatatatatattactattatttaattataactaaaaAACTAAAAGTAAATGCCCTAATTGAGTAATTGGAAACTCACGGAATACACCCCTAATTGAGTAATCCGCCGACAATCCATCGTCCAACTCTCATCTCCCTCTAACCCTAAATCCCTCCACCAATCCACCACCAACTCCATCATCCTCCGTCGCCGGTCGCCCCTCCAGCCGTCGCCTGTCGGCCCTCGCCTCGTCGCCCCTCGCCCCTCGCCCCTCGCCAGCTCCTGTCGGCCCTCGCCCCGTCGCCTGTCACCCCTCGCCCCGTCACCCCTCGCCAGCTCCTGTCGGCCCTTCACACCGTTGTCTCCACTCTTCACAGCTCCGACTCCAGGTAAATCTCTACTTACACCTTCAATTGCATCCCTAAACCCACCTTCAAGtggagtatgatttttttttttgtctaaaGGTATTATTCAGTTACATGATTTTACCCAATCTTGTTTAATTCGTGTAAGCCGTAAGCGTTTGAAGAAATAACACAACATCTatcaatgaatttttttccAGATTGGCAGATTTCTTATACTGCTATGCTAATTTTGACATGTTTCTTTAATTCTTTCGTACTTGCAGATTTCAGATTTAGTAAGTAAAAGGCAGACAGTTTTTCTCCACTCTACAACATAGATTATTCAGCAACAAGTTGTAATGTAAGTTATTCGTTAATTTTGATGTAATTTATGTATTGTTAAGTTGCAAATTGATTGCTACGTATCTCTGAAAATTTCTTATTATAGATGTTGTGTGATGAAAGTGAAGCGGTTGGAGATACCATCGAAAATAATGCAACTGAAGATACTCCATCTGAGGATCCTCAAGACAAAGGAGAGGCAAAAAAGAGGAAAACTATGGAGAAAAGATCAGAGGTTTGGGACCATTTTACTCCGTTCTTAGATAAcaataagaaacagagagctAAGTGTGTGCATTGTGCCAAAACATTGTGTGGAGAATCTAAGAATGACACTTCTTCACTTAAAGCACATTTGAGTAAATGCAATAAAATTTCAACTACATGTCCTAGGCAAACACAGTTGGTGTTACAATCTGGTCAAAGCTCATCActttgtagttggaattttgaGCAAGAAGAGGTTAGGAAAGCTTTAGCTTATATGATCATTGTGGATGAGTTGCCTTTTAAGTTTGTTGAATTGGAGGGTTTTAAATACTTTTGTTTGAAGTCATGTCCTCAGTTTAAGATTCCATCTAGATGGTCAGTTTCACGTGATTGTTTTAAGTTCTATGCAGATGAAAAGAAATTGCTCATGACATTGCTTAAATCGGCCAACCAAAGAGTGTGTCTTACCACAAATGCATGGACTTCTTGTCAAAAGGTGAACTACATGTGTTTGACTGCTCACTATATTGATAATGATtggaaattgaataaaaaaattattaatttttgtccAATTTCTAGTCATGAAGGTATAGATACTGGTTTGGAAATTGAGAAGTGCTTGCATGATTGGGGAATCAATAGGGTGTTCACGATTACTGTTGATAATACTTCTTCGAATAATACTGCATTGGTTTATTTGAACAAAACTATTAGGCAATGGGGGGAAAGTGTAGGAAATTGTGACTATGTGCATATGAGGTGCATTGCTCATATATTCAATTTAGTGGTGCAAAAAGGCTTGAAAGAGATTGGACCTTCGGTGAAGAAAATCAGAAATGCAATTCGGTTTATTAGGCACTCATCTACAAGGCTGGGCAAATTTAAGGAGTGTTGTGAACTAGAAAAAATATCTAGTAACAACATGTTGTGCTTAGATGTTGCAACTCGATGGAACTCAACATTCTTCATGTTGGAAGCTGCGACAACTTTTGAGAAAGCTTTCTATAGGTATGAGTTGATAGACTCATCATATAAAAAGGATCTTGAAGTAAGGCATAAGGATCTTgaagttgatgatgatgatgatgaggatgaggatgaggatgtgGATGGAGATAGAGTTCACGGGGTGCCAAAAGAGGAAGATTGGAGGAAAGCAAAATTAATGTTGAATTTCTTGAGGATTTTTTATGAGGCAACTAATAGGATTTTTGGATCTTTATATGTTACctctaatttatttcttcatgagattTACAAAGTGCATGCATTGTTGAAGGCTTTCATCGAGGGTGATGATTTCGAATTGAGTATCATGgcaaagaaaatgaaagaaaaatttgACAAGTATTGGGGGAATCTTAGGAAGATGAATAAGCTCATTATCATGGTTGTTGTTGTTGATCCTCGATACAAGTTGAAGTTGGTGAAACTTGTGTTGGCACATATGTACGCTGAGGAGTTGGCTAACTCATTTGGAAATGAAGCTGAGGCTGAATTAGTTAACATGTGTGGTGATTACAAACAGCCAATTGTCCAACAAAATGTAGGACATGCAGAGTTGAAATTGAATGCTACACCTAATGATAATGATGTATTGAAGAATGCAATGAAAATGGTGGGTCCCTTGTATGAGACTTTTCACCAAAGGTATGATGAAGTCAATGATGTACATAAATATCTTAATGAGGATATTGAGAGTGGTGGGCCAAAATTTGACCTTTTGGATTGGTggaaaataatgaatataaatatcCTGTACTCTCCCAATTTGCCCGTGATATTCTAGCAGTTCATATCTCCACTGTAGCATCTGAGTCCGCTTTTAGCACTGGTGGCCGAGTTCTTGATCCATTTAGGAGCTCTTTAAGTCCTAAAGTTGTCGAGTATCTTGTTTGTGGTCAAAATTGGCTTCGCAAATCTTCCAAATTTAGTgttgaagaaattcttgaagatgtCCAAAAGACAGAAGAAGGTAGTTTTATACATTTAAGTTTTTTGTTATTGATTATTTCATTAATAGTACTTATATAACTCTTTTTTGTGTAGGTATTGCATTGATGTCTACTCAAGATTCAACAAATTAATCAATCTCcattatttgttgaaatttgCTTGCACTTGGACAATATTGAAGACTTGTCATGGAACttcattttgtatttattttgatgTAATGTGTTGAAACTATTGAAGACATTTTGGTTGATGTTTTTATTGTGGAATGTTGATTGCATATTTGTATTTGTTGGTTAATGCCTTCGATGGATTAGggatattatcatttttatcatgtTATATTTTGTAGGTTGAAAATTTCTAAGTTTCTGGActgttttttctctctccagATTTTTGGTTTTTTAATTCGAGTTTTCGGTTTaaggtttttcagtttttatataatttcggttttcggtttaattcgggtttttaagttcggttttcggtttttcaattttcggtttcggttcggttttagtTTTAGGCAAAATTtagtttttcgggttcggttcggtttaggtaaaaaccgaaccaaaacccgaatgcacaccccacTTACaagtaatatatacaagtgagatcatataccactaactttttccacccactttttaAAACATTTCTAAAAATACGTGGCTGAAAGAAATTAGACTCCTATTCATGAAGGGTGAAATTCATAAACACATTCTAGTTGTCTTCGTAAGCCGTTTTATTGACCTTCTTCCTATACTTAGGGCACCCACAATGAGGCGTCCGATGGCACGCCCTATGCGTGCCATCatcctcgggcgcggacgatgcctccattgtgggtgctcgccatagggcgcgccctatgcccACGCCCTAAAGTTCGGGCGCGGAAGAAGTGCGGACGATGGTCTATTGTCCGTGccatcgggcaccattgtgggcCCGTCGGACGATGGGCGCGGGACGATGGCacgtgtttttaattttttttttcgaattttgtctatttaaacctcgtttctcattcacttgttcatacgaacatctcgcatctctcatttctctcatctctcacatttctacctctctcacataccaaaatgaaccacgacgacgacactAGTTCTAGTTCCTCGGAGTCAGGTAGTCTGACCTCGAAAGCCTTAGATgtagccgttgaagaggccatggtgGAATGCTTAGtcgaaatgcagcgcgaggaggcggcggaaCAGATCCACAGGcatattcgacgtcggacggttgtccgacgcgaccacgcaGCATCTCACCAACGTCTgattgcagactattttgccgagcaaccacggtggggatCGACctttttccgccgccggtttagaatgccccgttacctttttctcagcattgtccagactttatcgtcacgtgatgaatacatgacgtatcgggaagatggcgtcagcagacccggccttacacctttgcaaaagtgcacggctgcactccgtcagttggcctacggcaccacggcggatattttcgacgagtacctccacgtcagggagacaacaggccgggagtacctgaagagattttgtagaggagttgtggaggcctacgacGACACACATTTGTGCAGGACGGCTGCCGTTgattgccagggcctgatgaagatgcacgagacgacgcacgactttcctgggatgctagggagcatcaactgtatgcactgggagtggaagaattatCTGACGGCGTGGAGAGGTAAATTCACTaatggatacaag
This sequence is a window from Salvia splendens isolate huo1 chromosome 14, SspV2, whole genome shotgun sequence. Protein-coding genes within it:
- the LOC121766094 gene encoding 60S ribosomal protein L7a-2-like, with the translated sequence MAPKKGVKPVAAKKKVEKVVNPLFEKRPKQFGIGGALPPKKDLHRFVRWPQVVRIQRKKMILKQRLKVPPPIHQFSKTLDKNLATSLFKMLLKYRPEDRAQKKDRLLKRAQAEAEGKTPETKKPIVVKYGLNHVTYLIEQNKAQLVVIAHDVDPIELVVWLPTLCRKMEIPYCIVKGKARLGSIVHKKTASVLCLTSVKNEDKMEFSKILEAIKANFNDKYDETRKKWGGGVMGSKSQAKTKAKERVLAKEAAQRMT